The Streptomyces sp. WZ-12 genome segment GGCGCGAGGCGGCCGATGTCGGTGCGGCGCAGCGCGCGGGCCCCGCCGGCGGTGGCCGACCAGAGGGCGTCGTCGGGCGTCATGCCCATCTCGCGTACGGCGATGGCGATGCAGAACGCCATGGAACTGGTGAAGGACGAGCCGGGGTTGCAGTCGGTGGACAGCGCCACGGTGGCACCCGCGTCCAGCAGGCGACGGGCGTCGGGGTAGGGCGCGCGGGTGGAGAACTCGCAGCCCGGCAGCAGGGTGGCGACGGTGTCGCCGTGTGCGAGGGCGTCCACGTCGGCGTCGGTGAGGTGCGTGCAGTGGTCGGCGGAGGCCGCCGCGAACTCGACGGCGAGTTGCACGCCGGGGCCGTAGGAGAGCTGGTTGGCGTGCACCCGGGGCAGCAGGCCGGCGCCCCGGCCGGCGGCGAGGATCGCCCGGGCCTGGTCGCCGTCGAAGGCTCCCTGCTCGCAGAAGACGTCGATCCAACGGGCGTGCGGGGCGCAGGCGTCGAGCATCGGCCCGGTGACCAGATCGACGTAGCCCGCCGGGTCGTCGGCGTATTCGGGCGCGACGATGTGCGCACCCAGGAACGTGACCTCGTCGGTGTACTGGCCGGCGATCCGCAGGGCGCGGGCCTCCTGGTCGGGGGTGAGGCCGTAGCCGGACTTGGTCTCCAGGGTGGTGGTGCCCTGACGGAGCGCCTCGGCCACGTGGCGGGCGAGGTTGGCGCCCAGCTCCTCGTCGCTGGCCGCGCGGGTGGCGGCGACGGTGGTGCGGATGCCGCCGGCGGTGTACGCGCGGCCGGACATCCGGGCGTTGAACTCCTCCGTGCGGTCGCCGGCGAAGACCAGGTGGTTGTGGGAGTCGACGAAGCCGGGGACGACGGCCCGGCCGCCGGCGTCGTAGACGTGGTCGGCGGCCGGCGCGTGGTGGGCGGGCCCCACCCAGGCGATCTTCGTGCCCTCCATGAGGAGGGCGGCGTCGCGGAGTTGTCCCAAGGGGCCGGCGCCGAGGGCGAGGTCGTTCGTCACGAGGTTGCCGATGTGGGTGACGAGGGTGGTCGTGGTGGGGTGCGCGGGTGCCATGCCACCATGAAGCCGCAGGTCGGGGCGGCCGGGCTACCGGGCGTGGCGGCGTACTGTCTGGCATCCGAGACATGCCCTCGCGGCGCCTGTGTCGGGCCGGTCGCGCTCCTTACGCTCGTCCCATGTCCCCTGTGCCCGCCGCCGACCAGGTTCTTTCCATTTTGCGGTACCTTGCCCGCCAGGCCGGGCCGGTACCGGCCGCCGCGATCAGTCGCGACATCGGGCTGCCCCGGTCCACCACGTACCACCTGCTCGACACCCTCGCCCGGCAGGACTTCGTGGTCCACCTGCCGGAGGAGCGGCGCTACGGGCTGGGCGTCAGCGCCTTCGAGCTCGCCTCGGGCTACAGCCGACAGGCCCCCTTCGAGCGGCTGGCGCGGCTGCCGCTGGCCCAACTCGCCGACCGCACCGGGTACAACGCGCACCTCGCGGTGTTGCACGGCCGCGAGGTGCTCTACGTCATCGAGGAGCGCGCGCCGGGCCGGGCGCCACTGGTCAGCGACGTCGGCGTCCGGCTGCCGGCCCAACTCACCGCCAGCGGGCGGGCGGTGCTGGCGCGGCTGTCCCGGGCGCAGGTGCGCGCGCTCTTCCCCGACCCCTCGGCGTTCGTCACCCGCAACGAGACCGGGCCGGGCTCGCTGTCGGCGCTGCACGAGCTGCTGGTCGAGGTGCGGCGGCGCGGCCATGCGACGGAGGAGGGCGAGGTGACCCGCGGCTTCTCGTCGCTCGCCGCCGCCGTCCTCGACCACCGCGCCCATCCGATCGCGGGCGTGGCGGTGACGTTCCCCACCGCGGACGTCGGCGCGGAGGAACGGCACCGGCTCGCCGGGCAAGTGGCGTGGACCGCGCGCGAGTTGACCCGCCGGGTGGGCGGGGTCGTCGATCCGGACGCGACGGCCGGCGGGCCGCCCGAGGCCGGTCGCCGTCAGGTCGGCGACCGGCGTCCTTAGGGTTCCGCCGCGGCGGGGAGGAGAGCCACCGCGACGGAACCGGTCGGCTAGCGCAGCTCGCCGACCACCGCCTCGGCCGCGGCCAGCGCCTCGCCGCGCGCCACGTACTGGACGGACGCCTCGATCTCGGGCGCCAACCAGCGGTCCGTGCCCGGCCCTTGGACGGTCTTGCGCAGGCCGTCGCGCACGGCCGCGGTGGCCGGGGCCGGCGTCAGCGGCGCGCGCAGGTCGAGCGCCCGGGCGGCGGTGTAGAGCTCGATGGCGAGGACCCGGGTGAGCCCGTCCACGGCGCGGCGCAGCTTGCGCCCGGCGGCCCAGCCCATCGAGACGTGGTCCTCCTGCATGGCGCTGGAGGGGATGGAGTCGACGGAGGCGGGCGCGGCCAGCCGCTTGAGCTCGGAGACGATCGCCGCCTGGGTGTACTGCGCGATCATGTGGCCGGAGTCCACGCCGGGGTCGTCGGCGAGGAACGGGTTCAGGCCGTGGTTGCGGGCCGCGTCCAGGAAGCGGTCGGTGCGCCGCTCGGAGACCGAGGCCACATCGGCGACGGAGACCGCGAGGAAGTCCAACACGCAGGCGACCGGCGCCCCGTGGAAGTTGCCGTTGGACTCCACGCGGCCGTCCAGCGTGACCACGGGGTTGTCGACGGCCGCCGCCAGCTCGCGGCCCGCGACCGTCTCGGCGTGGCCCAGCGTGTCCCGCGCCGCGCCGTGCACCTGGGGCGAGCAGCGCAGCGAGTAGGCGTCCTGCACGCGGGGGCAGTCGGGGCCGCGGTGGCTGGCGACGATCCCCGAATCCTTCATCAGCGCACGCAGGTTGGCGGCGCTGTCGGCCTGGCCCGGGTGCGGGCGCAGGGCCTGGAGGTCGGCGGCGAAGACCGCGTCGGTGCCGAGCTGGCCCTCGACGCTCATGGCGGCCGCGAGGTCGGCGGTGCGCAGCAGCTTCCGCAGGTCGTGGGCGGCCAGGACGAGCATGCCGAGCATGCCGTCGGTGCCGTTGATGAGGGCCAGGCCCTCCTTTTCCTGAAGCACGACGGGGGTGATGCCGGCCTCGGCCAGCGCCTCGGCGGCCGGCTTGCGCTCACCCTTGGCGTCCCGCACCTCGCCCTCGCCCATGACGGCCAGCGCGCAGTGCGCCAGCGGTGCGAGGTCGCCGGAACAACCCAGCGAGCCGTACTCGTAAACAACGGGGGTGATACCGGCGTTGAGCAGCGCGGCATAGGTCTGCGCGGTCTCGGTGCGGACGCCGGTGCGGCCGGTGGCGAGGGTGGAGAGCCGGAGCAGGAGGAGCGCGCGGATGACCTCGCGCTCCACCTCCTCGCCCGAGCCGGCGGCGTGCGAGCGGACCAGGCTGCGCTGGAGCTGGGCACGCAGGGCGTGCGGGATGTGGCGGGTGGCGAGGGCGCCGAAGCCGGTGGAGACGCCGTAGTGCGGGACCACATCGTCGGCGAGGCCCTCGATGACCTCGCGGCTGCGCGCGATCTCCTTCAGGGCGTCCTGGGAGAGCTCCACCGCTGCGTCGTGGCGGGCGACGGAGACGACGTCTTCGGCAGTCAGCGGGCCGATGTCAACAACAACAGTCATGAGCCCATGAAGCCGCATGTCAGAGCGGGTGTACGAGAGCCCCGGAACGACATGTGTCCGGGATACCAGACAGGTCGTCCCGTCTGGAATCCCGGACACAGGCAGTGGCGCGGGGCTATCCCCGGCCGGCCGGGACCGCCTGGGCGACCGCCTCCGGCGCCTGCGCGCCCGGCGGTTCGGCGACGAGCCGCGGCCGCACCCACAGCGCGTACACCCCGCCGAGCAGGACGAGCCAGACGGCGCCGACGACGAGGGCGATGCGGGTGTCACCGGAGAAGGCGAGCAGGACCATCACGGCGACCATGAAGACGGTGGCGGCGATTTGGGCCACCGGCCACAACGGCACCGGGTAGCGCAGCGCGGCGGTCTCCTCGGGCGACATCGTGCGACGGGCGTTGAGCTGGCTGAGCAGGATCATCAGCCACACCCAGACGGTGGCGAAGGTCGCTATCGAGGAGATGATCAGGAAGATCTTCTCGGGCATGAGGTAGTTGAGCACCACCCCGACCAGCAGGGCCGCGATCATGATCACGACGGTCAGCCACGGCACGCCGTTGCGGGAGAGCCGCCGCATGGCGGCGGGTGCCTGGCCGCGCTGGGCCATGCCGTACATCATCCGGCCGGCGGCGAAGATGTCGCTGTTGATCGCGGACAGCGCGGCGACGATGACCACGACGTTGAGCAGGGTCGCCGCGGACTTGATGCCCAGGCTCGCGAAGATCTGGACGAACGGGCTGCCGGAAGTGCCGACCTCCTGCCAGGGGTTGAGCGACATCAGCACGGCGAGCGTGAGGACGTAGAAGAGCACCACCCGGATCGGGATGGAGTTCACGGCGCTCGGGATCGTCTTCTCCGGGTTCTCCGCCTCGCCGGCGGTGACGCCGATGACCTCGGTGCCGCCAAAGGCGAACATCACCACGGCGAAGGAGAGGATGAAACCGTGGACGCCGTGCGGGAAGAAGCCGCCGTTGTTCCAGAGGTTGGCGACGCTGACGTGATGCCCACCACCGTGGCTGAGCCCGAAGAACAGGATCGCGGCACCGCCGATGATCATCGCCACGATGGCGACGATCTTCACCAGGGAGAGCCAGAATTCGAGCTCGCCGAACGCCTTGACGCTGAAGAGGTTGATCGCGCCGATGATGAGGATGGCGGCCAACAGCCATGTCCAGCGCGGCACATCGGGGAACCAGAAGCCCATGTAGACGCCGAGGGCGGTGATGTCCGCGAGGCAGACGATGACCATCTCGAAGGCGTAGGTCCAGCCGGTGGTGAAGCCCGCGAGCGGGCCGAGGTGTCTGGTCGCGTACTCGCCGAACGAGCCGGCGCTCGGCGACCGGACGGCCATCTCACCGAGCGAGCGCAGGACCAGGAAAACGGCCGCGCCCCCGATCAGATAGGCGAGGAGGACGGCCGGTCCGGCCGCCCTGATGGATTCTGACGAACCGTAGAAGAGGCCGGTGCCGATCGCGGAGCCCAATGCGATGAAGCGGATGTGCCGCGGACGGAGCCCTCTGCTCAGCGTCGCCTTTTCAGTTGCCAACTGCGTCCTCCCTTGGGACCAGTGGTGGTGGGGTGCCGGGTGTTCACTGAGATGCCGGCGAGCCGGGTAATGGAACGAGGTCCCCGGAGTGGGGGTAGCCGTGCACCGCGAAAGCACCCTGTATATTCCTGTATAGACAGGCATTGTCAAGGGGTGAACCGGTGAATGAACGGAGATCGACGTCGAGCACGTCCCCCGCAGTCGGTCGCGCCCTGGACATCCTGGTGCACCTCGCGGGCCGCTCCGGACCGGTGAAGACCGCAGCCCTCGCCCGTGACCTCGGCATCCCTCGCTCGTCGGCGTACCACATCCTCACGGTCCTGGCCGAGCGCGGCTTCGTCACCTACCTCCCGAAGGAGCAGGCGTACGGCCTGGGCGTCGCCGCCTTCGAGATCGGCTCCGCCTATCTGCGGCACGAACCCCTGGAGCGGCTGGCGCGACCCATCCTGCGCGGCCTCGCCGGAAACCTCGGCCAGACCGTACACCTCGGCATCGTGCACGGCGCCGAGTCGGTCTACCTCCTCAAGGAGCGCCCGCGCAGCGGACGGTCCGGCGACGTCGAAGCCGCTCTGGTGACCGACATCGGCGTCCGACTGCCGGCACATCTCACCGCCAACGGGCGCGCCATCCTCGCACACTCCACCGAGGCGCAAGTACGGGCCCTCTTCCCGAGGCCCGGCGACCTCATCACGCGCACCGGCAGGGGCCCGCGGTCCCTGGCCGAACTGCTGGCCCTGCTCGCCCGGGACCGGGAGCGCGGCTGGTCCGAGGAGTCCGAGCTGGTCTCCAAGGGCTTCCGCTCCCTGGGCGTCGCCGCCTTCGACCACCACGGGCGGCCGGTCGCCGCGCTCAGCAGCACCTGGCACACCCACCGCAGCACGCACGAGCCGGATGCCGTGCGGGACGCCCTGTGGGAGGGCGCGGCCCGGCTGACCTCCGCCGTCTCCGGCCACCCGCCGGTCACCCCGGCCACCGGTCAGCCCGTCGGGTTCCCCGCCTCGAAGGCGCCCTCCAGGCGGTAGCGCGACCCGGGGTGCAGCAGCCGCGCCACGCTCACCGGCGCGCCCCGCGACCACGTCCGGCGGTGGATCAACAGGCACGGCTCCGCGCCGTCGACGCCCAGCAGCGCGGACTCCTCCGGCGACGGCAGGACCGCCTCCACGACGTGCTCGCCCCGGTCCAGCGGCGCGACCTCGGAGAGGAAGGTGAACGGGGTGCGCACGGTGAAGTCCTGCGCCAAGTACCCGGGCGCGAAGGCCGGGTTGACGTAGCGGTCCTCTATCTGGATCACCGCGCCGTTCTCGCTGTGCACGATGCGGGAACGGAAGACCGGCCGCCCCGCGACGACCCCGATCTCCGCGGCCGTCTTGGCCCCGGCCGGCTCCTCCCCCAGCGCCAGTACCCGGGCCTCGTAGCGGTGGCCGCGGCGCCGCACCTCCTCGGCGATGTTGTGCACCTCGACCAGGCACGAACTGCCCTTGGCCACCGCCACGAAGCTGCCCACGCCCATCACGCGGCGGATCAGCCCCTCCGCGGCCAGCTCGCGCAGCGCGCGGTTGACCGTCATCCGGGACAGCCCCAGCGACGCCACGAACTGGCTCTCCGACGGCAGCGCGTCGCCCTCCCGCCACCGGCCGCCGGCGATCTGCTCGGACACCAGGTCCTTCACCCGCCGATACGCCGGCACGGCACCGGAGGCGCGCTCCTGGAAGAGCCGTGCGAGATCCGTGATCTCCGTGGTCAAGACGTCCCCCCTCCCACCGGCTCGGACCGGTGCTGCGGTTGCGCCCTGGCGATTCTATGTGAGCGCCAAGTCCGTTCTCGGATCCGAGAATCCGCAACTCGGCTGCTGGCACCGGCGGTTCCGACCGCCTGTCATGGGACGCACGCCGCACCGCCGGCCCGCACCGGCGGGACGCCGTGCGCCGGGCCGCCGCCCGGCGCACGGCGCGGCATCCACCCACCCCCTCCAGGAGGCACCATGACCAGCGTCTCTCCGCAGGCCCGGACCGTCCGGGCCCCCCGCGGCACCGAGTTGACCTGCCGCGGCTGGCAGCAGGAAGGCGCCCTGCGGATGCTCATGAACAACCTCGACCCCGAGGTCGCCGAGCACCCGGAGGAACTGGTCGTCTACGGCGGCACCGGCAAGGCCGCCCGCAGCTGGCCCGCCTTCGACGCCATCGTCCGCACCCTGCGGACGCTGGAGAACGACGAGACGCTGCTGGTGCAGTCCGGCAAGCCGGTCGGCGTCATGCGGACCAACGAGTGGGCGCCGCGGGTGCTGATCGCCAACTCCAACCTGGTGGGCGACTGGGCCAGTTGGGAGGAGTTCCGCTCCCTGGAGGCCCGCGGGCTGATCATGTACGGCCAGATGACGGCCGGTTCGTGGATCTACATCGGCAGCCAGGGCATCCTCCAGGGCACCTACGAGACCTTCGGCGCGGTGGCCCGCAAGAAGTTCGGCGGCAGCCTGGCCGGGACCATCACCCTCACCGCCGGCCTCGGCGGCATGGGCGGCGCCCAGCCGCTCGCCGTCACCATGAACGACGGCGTCGCGATCTGCGTCGACTGCGATCCGACCCGCATCGAGCGCCGCATCGCCCGCCGCTACCTCGACGTCGCCGCCGACGACCTCGACCACGCGCTGCGACTCGCCGTGGAGGCCCGCGACGCGCGCCGCCCGCTGTCCATCGGCGTGACCGGCAACGCCGCCGAGGTCTTCCCCGAACTGCTGCGCCGCGGCGCGCCGATCGACATCGTCACCGACCAGACCTCGGCCCACGACCCGCTCGCCTACCTCCCGGTCGGCGTCTCCGTCGAGGAGTGGCACGAGCTGGCCACCAAGGACCCGGAGGGCTTCACCGAGCGGTCCCGCGCCGCCATGGCCCAGCACGTCGAGGCCATGGTCGGCTTCCTGGACGCCGGCGCCGAGGTCTTCGACTACGGCAACTCGATCCGCGACGAGGCCCGCAAGGCCGGTTACGGTCGGGCCTTCGACTTCCCCGGCTTCGTCCCGGCGCACATCCGGCCGCTGTTCGAGGAGGGTCTCGGCCCGTTCCGCTGGGCGGCCCTGTCCGGTGACCCGAAGGACATCGCGGCCACCGACAAGGCGATCATGGAGCTGTTCCCGGAGAACGCGCACCTGCACCGCTGGCTGAAGATGGCCGGCGAGCGCGTGGAGTTCGAGGGGCTGCCCGCGCGCATCTGCTGGCTCGGCTACGGCGAACGGCACCGCGCCGGCCTGAAGTTCAACGAGATGGTCGCCAACGGCGAACTCTCCGCCCCGGTCGCCATCGGCCGCGACCACCTCGACTCCGGCTCCGTCGCCTCCCCCTACCGCGAGACCGAGGCGATGAAGGACGGCTCCGACGCCATCGCCGACTGGCCGCTGCTCAACGCCCTGGTCAACACCTCCTCCGGCGCCTCCTGGGTCTCGCTGCACCATGGCGGCGGCGTCGGCATGGGCCGCTCGATCCACGCCGGTCAGGTGTGCATCGCCGACGGCACCGAACTCGCCGCCCAGAAGCTGGCGCGGGTGCTGACCAACGACCCCGGTATGGGCGTCATCCGGCACGTCGACGCCGGCTACGAGCACGCCGCCGACGTCGCCCGCGAGCGCGGCGTGCGGGTGCCGATGAACGAGTCCGAGTGAGCGCGGTCGAGCGATGATGCGAACCGACCGCAACCGAGGGAAGGAAACGCAGCGATGACGGTCCCCGTGGACGCACCGTCCGAGCCGTGGACGGGCCGGGACGACGGACCCGGCGAGGACACCCTGCGCTGGCACCACGCCGTCGCCCACGCCGAACGGGCCGACTGGGACGCCGCGTTCGTCGGCTTCCGCAGCGACGAGGGCGTGCGGCGCAACCAGGGACGGCAGGGCGCGGCCGGCGGCCCGGCGGCCCTGCGCACCGCCCTGGCCTCCATGGCGCTGCCCGCACCGCTGCGGGCGCTCGACGCCGGTGACATCGCCGTCGCCGACGGCGATCTGGAGGCCGGCCAGCGGCGCCTCGGCGCGGCCGTCACCGCGCTCCTGGACCAGCGGCGGCCCGTGGTGGTGCTCGGCGGCGGCCACGAGGTCGCCTACGGCAGCTACCTCGGGCTGGCCGACAGCCGCGCCCTGCGCGACGGGGCCCGGCTCGGGGTGCTCAACCTCGACGCCCACTTCGACCTGCGCGACGACGACCGGCCCAGCTCCGGCACGCCGTTCCTGCAGATGGCGCGGGCGGAAGAGCGGCAGGGCCGGCGGCTGAACTACGCGGTCCTCGGCGTGAGCCAACCCAGCAACACCCAACGGCTGTTCCACACCGCCGACAAGCTGGGCGTCCGCCACCTCCCGGACACCGAGTGCGGCCCGCTGCACCTCGGCGGCGTCGACCTCTTCGTCGACGCGTTCCTGACGAGCTGCGAGGTGGTCCACCTCAGCATCGACCTCGACGTGCTGCCCGCCGCGGCGGCCCCCGGCGTCAGCGCCCCGGCCGCCTACGGCGTCCCCATGGAGATCGTCGAGCACGTCTGCGCCCGGGTCGCGGCAAGCGGAAAACTGGCCGTCGTCGACGTCGCCGAGCTCAACCCGGACCTCGACATCGACAACCGCACCGCCCGCGCCGGCGCCCGCCTCGTCCACCGCATCCTCACCACCCCCCGCGTGGGGAGTCCGGGGAGCGACGCCTGACCCGTCCCCCGCCGCGGGGACGATCGCCGACGGGCAGACGCGAAAGCGACGGCAACAACGGGAGCGGGCACGGCCACCACGGCCGTGCCCGCTCCCGCGCGCGCCTCGAACTCACCCGCTCCGCACGCCCGTTGGCGGCGGAGCGGGCGGCTCAGCCCTCGTCCGGGGCCAGCCGGAGCGAGATCGAGTTGATGCAGTACCGCTGGTCCGTCGGCGTCGGGTAGCCCTCGCCCTCGAAGACATGGCCGAGGTGCGAGCCGCACCGGGCGCAGCGCACCTCGGTGCGGACCATGCCGTGGCTGCGGTCCTCCAACAGCTCGACGGCGGCACCGTCCTTGGGGTCGTAGAAGGACGGCCAGCCGCAGTGGCTCTCGAACTTGGTGTCCGAGCGGAAGAGTTCGGCGCCGCAGGCGCGGCAGGAGTAGACGCCGGTGGTCTTGGTGTCGGTGTACTCGCCGCGGAACGCCGGCTCGGTGCCGCCCCGGCGGAGGACCTGGTACTCGGCCGGGGTCAGCTCGGCGCGCCACTGCTCGTCGGGCTTGTCGATCTCGTACGTCATGTGGGGGCTCCTCAGCTCATGCGCCCAGGCGGGACAGGATGGCGGGGCCGAGGTCGGTCACATCGCCCGCGCCCATGGTGAGAACAAGGTCACCGGGGCGGCTCATTCCGGCGATCAGCTCCGGGATCGCGCCCTTGTCGGCCTCGGGGGTGACCTGGGCGCCGGCGTCCCGGGCGGCGTCGGTGATCAGGGCGCTGGTGACGCCCGGGATCGGGTCCTCGCGGGCCGGGTAGATGTCCAGGACGACGGAGGCGTCGGCGAGGGCGAGGGCCTGGCCCATCTCGGCGCCGAGCTCCTGGGTGCGGGAGTACAGGTGCGGCTGGAAGACCACGAGGATGCGGCCGCCGGTCTCCTCGGTGGCGCTGCGGATCGCCTCCAGGTCGGCGGACATCTCGGTGGGGTGGTGCGCGTAGGAGTCGATGACCTGGACGCCGGCGGCCTCGCCCTTGAGCTGGAGGCGACGCTTGACGCCGGTGTACTTGCCGAGGGCGTCGGCGAGTTGGTGCGGCGGGAGGTCCAGGGCGACGCCGGCGGCCAGGGCGGCGACGGCGTTGCTGGCGTAGTGCCGGCCGGGGACGGAGACCGTGAAGGTGAGGATCTTGCCGCTGGTGAGGGTGACCGTGACGTCGCTGGCCAGGCCGTGCGGGGTGATCTGGAGGATCCGGACGTCGGCGTCCTTGGCCTCGCCGTAGGTGACGATCTCGATGTCGTCGCGGCCGAGCCGGCCGGTCAGCTCGCGGGCGCCGGGGTGGTCGGCGGAGATGACCAGGGTGCCGCCGGGGCGGACGCGGTCCACGAAGGTCTCGAAGGACTCGTAGATCTCGTCCATCGAGGCGTAGTTGGCGTGGTGGTCCAGCTCGACGTTGAGGACGATGGCGACCTCGGGGGCGTACTTGTGGAAGCTGCGGTCGCTCTCGTCGGCCTCGGCGACGAAGATCCGGCCGCTGCCGTGCTCGGCGTTGGAACCGGGGGCGTCCAGATCACCGCCGATGGCGTAGGACGGCTTGAGGCCCAGGGCGCCGAGGGAGACGGCGAGCATGGACGTGGTGGTGGTCTTGCCGTGGGTGCCGGCGACGGCGATGGGGCGCAGGCCGTCCATGAGGGCGGCGAGGGCGTCGGAGCGGTGGACGACGGGGAGGCCGCGCTCGCGGGCGGCGGTCAGCTCCGGGTTGTCGTCGCGGATCGCGGAGGAGACCACGACGCTGGTGGCGTCGGCCGCCAAGTGCTCGGCGGCGTGGCCGATGTGGACCGTGGCGCCGAGGGTGCGCAGGGCCTGGGCCGTCGCGGAGTCCTTGGCGTCGCTGCCCGCCACCGCGGCGCCGCGCTGCGCGAGGATCTTGGCGATGCCCGACATGCCGGCGCCGCCGATGCCGATGAAGTGCGGCCGTTCCATCGAGGCTGGGATGGCGGGTGCCATGGATGGGTCTCCCTGATCGTCGAGCGGGCGTGCGGTCCTGCGTGTGCTTGCCGACGATTCTCGCACCCGGCACTGACAGCGCCGGCCCGCGACCCCGCGCCGGGACACTCCACGGGGCCCGGCCCGGTGCGGCGGTCAGCGGCGGATCAGGCCCTGGGCGGTGGCGGCGGCGACCGCGGCCGTGCGGGAGTCGACACCCAATTTGGCGTAGATGTGGACGAGATGGGACTTGACGGTCGCCTGGCTGAGGAAGAGCCGCTTGCTGATCGCCGCGTTGGACAGGCCGTCGGCGACGAGCTGGAGGACCTCGGTCTCGCGGCGGGAGAGGGCGGCGGCGGGCGTCCGCATCCGGTCCATCAGGCGGTGCGCGACGGTGGGGGCGAGCGCGGACTTCCCGGCCGCGGCGGTGCGCACCGCCGCGGCCAGCTCGTCGGGCGGGGCGTCCTTGAGGAGGTAGCCGGTGGCGCCGGCCTCGATGGCGGCGAGGATGTCGGCGTCGCTGTCGTAGGTGGTCAGGATCAGCACGCGGGGCGCCCCGGGGCGGGCGGTGATCTCCGCGGTGGCCCGGGACCCCAGCATCCGGCCGCCGAACTGGAGGTCCATGAGGACCACGTCGACGTCCAGGCTGGCCGCCAGCGCCACGGCCTCCTCGGAGGTGGGGACGTCGGCGGCGATCTCGAAGTCCGGCTCGGTCTCCAGGACGGCGCGGAGCCCGGCCCGTACGACGGGGTGGTCGTCGGCGAGCAGCAGCCGGACGGGGGCGGCGGGTGCGGTCACGGGGCGGCCCCCTGGGCGGTCTCGGGGACGGCGGACGGTTCGGGACAGGGCAGGGTGACGGCGAGGGCGGTGCCCTCCCCGGGGGCGGACTCGACGGCGAGGGTCCCGTGGAGGGCGCGGGCCCGGGCGCGCATCGCGGCCAGCCCGAAGCCGGAGCCGCCGGCGGCCGCGGAGCCGGGCGGCGGCACCTCGGCGGGCACGAACCCGCTGCCGTCGTCGACGACGTCCAGGGCGACCTCGGTGTCCATGTAGCTGAGGGTCAGCTCGACGCGGTCGGCGGCGGCGTGCTGGACGGTGTTGGCGAGCGCGGACTGGGCGATCCGCAACAGGGCGACCTCGTGCGGGGTGGGCAGCGGCGTGGGCGCGCCGGAAACCTGGCAGTGCACGGCCAGCCCGGAGGTGCGGGCGGTGGCGGCGCACAGCCGCTCCAGGGCGGCCGGCAGCGAGCCGGCTTCCAGGTCGGGCGGGCTCAGGGCGCGGACGAAGCGGCGCGC includes the following:
- the hutI gene encoding imidazolonepropionase; its protein translation is MAPAHPTTTTLVTHIGNLVTNDLALGAGPLGQLRDAALLMEGTKIAWVGPAHHAPAADHVYDAGGRAVVPGFVDSHNHLVFAGDRTEEFNARMSGRAYTAGGIRTTVAATRAASDEELGANLARHVAEALRQGTTTLETKSGYGLTPDQEARALRIAGQYTDEVTFLGAHIVAPEYADDPAGYVDLVTGPMLDACAPHARWIDVFCEQGAFDGDQARAILAAGRGAGLLPRVHANQLSYGPGVQLAVEFAAASADHCTHLTDADVDALAHGDTVATLLPGCEFSTRAPYPDARRLLDAGATVALSTDCNPGSSFTSSMAFCIAIAVREMGMTPDDALWSATAGGARALRRTDIGRLAPGARADLVVLDAPSHVHLAYRPGVPLVSTVWRAGQRVGTELSTP
- a CDS encoding IclR family transcriptional regulator, whose protein sequence is MSPVPAADQVLSILRYLARQAGPVPAAAISRDIGLPRSTTYHLLDTLARQDFVVHLPEERRYGLGVSAFELASGYSRQAPFERLARLPLAQLADRTGYNAHLAVLHGREVLYVIEERAPGRAPLVSDVGVRLPAQLTASGRAVLARLSRAQVRALFPDPSAFVTRNETGPGSLSALHELLVEVRRRGHATEEGEVTRGFSSLAAAVLDHRAHPIAGVAVTFPTADVGAEERHRLAGQVAWTARELTRRVGGVVDPDATAGGPPEAGRRQVGDRRP
- the hutH gene encoding histidine ammonia-lyase, with translation MTVVVDIGPLTAEDVVSVARHDAAVELSQDALKEIARSREVIEGLADDVVPHYGVSTGFGALATRHIPHALRAQLQRSLVRSHAAGSGEEVEREVIRALLLLRLSTLATGRTGVRTETAQTYAALLNAGITPVVYEYGSLGCSGDLAPLAHCALAVMGEGEVRDAKGERKPAAEALAEAGITPVVLQEKEGLALINGTDGMLGMLVLAAHDLRKLLRTADLAAAMSVEGQLGTDAVFAADLQALRPHPGQADSAANLRALMKDSGIVASHRGPDCPRVQDAYSLRCSPQVHGAARDTLGHAETVAGRELAAAVDNPVVTLDGRVESNGNFHGAPVACVLDFLAVSVADVASVSERRTDRFLDAARNHGLNPFLADDPGVDSGHMIAQYTQAAIVSELKRLAAPASVDSIPSSAMQEDHVSMGWAAGRKLRRAVDGLTRVLAIELYTAARALDLRAPLTPAPATAAVRDGLRKTVQGPGTDRWLAPEIEASVQYVARGEALAAAEAVVGELR
- a CDS encoding amino acid permease, which gives rise to MATEKATLSRGLRPRHIRFIALGSAIGTGLFYGSSESIRAAGPAVLLAYLIGGAAVFLVLRSLGEMAVRSPSAGSFGEYATRHLGPLAGFTTGWTYAFEMVIVCLADITALGVYMGFWFPDVPRWTWLLAAILIIGAINLFSVKAFGELEFWLSLVKIVAIVAMIIGGAAILFFGLSHGGGHHVSVANLWNNGGFFPHGVHGFILSFAVVMFAFGGTEVIGVTAGEAENPEKTIPSAVNSIPIRVVLFYVLTLAVLMSLNPWQEVGTSGSPFVQIFASLGIKSAATLLNVVVIVAALSAINSDIFAAGRMMYGMAQRGQAPAAMRRLSRNGVPWLTVVIMIAALLVGVVLNYLMPEKIFLIISSIATFATVWVWLMILLSQLNARRTMSPEETAALRYPVPLWPVAQIAATVFMVAVMVLLAFSGDTRIALVVGAVWLVLLGGVYALWVRPRLVAEPPGAQAPEAVAQAVPAGRG
- a CDS encoding IclR family transcriptional regulator; translated protein: MNERRSTSSTSPAVGRALDILVHLAGRSGPVKTAALARDLGIPRSSAYHILTVLAERGFVTYLPKEQAYGLGVAAFEIGSAYLRHEPLERLARPILRGLAGNLGQTVHLGIVHGAESVYLLKERPRSGRSGDVEAALVTDIGVRLPAHLTANGRAILAHSTEAQVRALFPRPGDLITRTGRGPRSLAELLALLARDRERGWSEESELVSKGFRSLGVAAFDHHGRPVAALSSTWHTHRSTHEPDAVRDALWEGAARLTSAVSGHPPVTPATGQPVGFPASKAPSRR
- the hutC gene encoding histidine utilization repressor, with the translated sequence MTTEITDLARLFQERASGAVPAYRRVKDLVSEQIAGGRWREGDALPSESQFVASLGLSRMTVNRALRELAAEGLIRRVMGVGSFVAVAKGSSCLVEVHNIAEEVRRRGHRYEARVLALGEEPAGAKTAAEIGVVAGRPVFRSRIVHSENGAVIQIEDRYVNPAFAPGYLAQDFTVRTPFTFLSEVAPLDRGEHVVEAVLPSPEESALLGVDGAEPCLLIHRRTWSRGAPVSVARLLHPGSRYRLEGAFEAGNPTG